A single region of the Streptomyces sp. NBC_01262 genome encodes:
- a CDS encoding NAD(P)/FAD-dependent oxidoreductase — protein MTQPDVIVVGAGILGASAAFHLAERGYRVVVLERGAPNREGSGTTAGNLHIQAIHTRRPGQEVPVDSARLLPLQLRASDHWSRIEEQLGADVELRRGGGFMVAETAAQEQELREKHEWERHAGIPTEVLTGDEARERLPLLSDRVRAASWCPLDGYANPLLITPAYLAAARRHGAELHPFTPVTDIRRVGDDYKVLSGDRSWTAPVVVNTAGPWITEISALAGIHIRMSPVAIQMHVTTRVPPMMHHLVQHIGEGMSVKQVSAGNLLIGGGWPAAGLDMAGRSTVSLPSMAGNLAQAGRILPFLGGLRLLRMWAGPLAATPDEMPVIGEVPGHPGFFVAGGTYAFTLAPVWGDTLCRRIAGEPPADPVDDLGPGRLLYDDATTPVSP, from the coding sequence GTGACTCAGCCCGACGTCATCGTCGTCGGGGCCGGGATCCTCGGCGCCAGTGCCGCCTTCCACCTCGCCGAACGCGGTTACCGCGTGGTGGTGCTGGAGCGCGGCGCGCCCAACCGCGAAGGCTCCGGCACCACGGCCGGCAACCTCCACATCCAGGCCATCCACACCCGGCGTCCCGGCCAGGAGGTCCCGGTCGACAGCGCCCGGCTGCTGCCGCTCCAGCTCCGGGCGTCGGACCACTGGTCGCGGATCGAGGAGCAGCTCGGCGCGGACGTGGAACTGCGGCGCGGCGGCGGCTTCATGGTCGCCGAAACCGCCGCTCAGGAACAGGAGTTGCGGGAGAAGCACGAGTGGGAACGCCACGCGGGCATTCCCACCGAGGTGCTCACCGGTGACGAGGCCCGCGAGCGGCTGCCCCTGCTGTCGGACCGCGTACGCGCCGCCAGTTGGTGCCCGCTCGACGGATACGCCAACCCGCTGCTGATCACCCCCGCCTACCTGGCCGCCGCACGCCGCCACGGCGCCGAACTGCACCCCTTCACCCCGGTGACCGACATCCGGCGGGTCGGCGACGACTACAAAGTGCTCTCGGGCGACCGGAGTTGGACGGCGCCTGTGGTCGTCAACACGGCCGGACCGTGGATCACGGAGATCTCCGCACTGGCCGGAATCCACATCCGGATGTCGCCGGTCGCGATCCAGATGCACGTGACGACGCGGGTGCCCCCGATGATGCACCACCTGGTCCAGCACATCGGCGAGGGCATGTCGGTCAAGCAGGTCAGCGCCGGCAACCTGCTGATCGGCGGCGGCTGGCCCGCCGCCGGGCTGGACATGGCGGGCCGCAGCACGGTCAGCCTGCCCAGCATGGCCGGCAATCTCGCCCAGGCCGGACGGATCCTGCCGTTTCTCGGCGGGCTGCGGCTGCTGCGCATGTGGGCCGGGCCGCTGGCCGCGACCCCGGACGAGATGCCGGTGATCGGCGAAGTCCCCGGACACCCCGGGTTCTTCGTCGCGGGCGGCACCTACGCCTTCACCCTCGCCCCGGTGTGGGGGGACACGCTGTGCCGCCGGATCGCGGGGGAACCCCCGGCCGACCCGGTGGACGACCTCGGCCCCGGGCGCCTGCTGTACGACGACGCCACCACTCCCGTATCGCCCTGA
- a CDS encoding FAD-dependent oxidoreductase, whose amino-acid sequence MADVMTESETETDVAVVGGGPAGLHAALVLARGGLSVTLIDESDTLGGQYYKRRAEQLAVAFGDFRPRGTELIREVRDAGVVCRTGTLVWGAEDGGRTLFTSDVRTGALGRVRARATVAATGAYERSLPFPGWTLPGVVTPGLALHLATMDRVPVGSRVVLAGTGPFLLPVACALLEAGAGIEALVELNHPYRPRPSAVAGALRQPARLAEAARYLLTLARHGVRVEQGARVLAAYGDTQVTAVDIAGADGGVRRVETDALCVGFGFRPSTELPRLLGCPTRPDRTGTEQLPVVDADGATSVDGLYVAGDGAGIAGVHAAGVRGQLAAHAILRRLAPGRSPVRVAGLRRRARALDRFAALADRLYPLPAEAVADIPDATQVCRCEGVTAGEIRQAVATGWNDLHGAKAATRAGMGPCQGRECGHIVAALARRDEAEGFAARMPIRPLPMAATVEGQEVR is encoded by the coding sequence ATGGCTGACGTCATGACGGAGTCGGAGACGGAGACGGACGTCGCGGTGGTCGGAGGCGGGCCCGCCGGACTGCACGCGGCACTGGTCCTCGCCCGGGGCGGGCTGAGCGTCACGCTGATCGACGAGTCCGACACCCTCGGCGGTCAGTACTACAAGCGCCGGGCCGAGCAACTCGCCGTCGCCTTCGGCGACTTCCGCCCACGCGGCACCGAGCTGATCCGCGAGGTACGGGACGCGGGCGTCGTCTGCCGCACCGGCACCCTGGTCTGGGGCGCCGAGGACGGCGGACGCACCCTCTTCACCTCCGATGTCCGCACCGGCGCCCTCGGGCGGGTGCGCGCCCGGGCCACGGTCGCCGCCACGGGCGCGTACGAACGCTCCCTGCCCTTCCCGGGGTGGACGTTGCCGGGCGTGGTGACCCCCGGGCTCGCCCTGCATCTGGCCACCATGGACCGGGTACCGGTCGGCAGCCGGGTCGTGCTGGCCGGGACCGGGCCGTTCCTGCTCCCCGTCGCCTGCGCCCTGCTGGAGGCGGGCGCCGGGATCGAGGCACTGGTCGAGCTGAACCACCCGTACCGCCCCCGGCCGAGCGCGGTCGCCGGCGCGCTGCGGCAGCCCGCCCGGCTCGCGGAGGCCGCACGCTATCTGCTGACGCTGGCCCGCCACGGCGTACGCGTCGAGCAGGGTGCGCGCGTGCTGGCCGCGTACGGCGACACCCAGGTCACCGCCGTGGACATCGCCGGAGCCGACGGCGGCGTACGGCGGGTGGAGACCGACGCGCTGTGCGTGGGCTTCGGCTTCCGCCCCAGTACCGAACTGCCCCGGCTGCTGGGCTGCCCTACCCGGCCGGACCGGACGGGCACGGAGCAGCTCCCGGTCGTGGACGCGGACGGCGCCACCTCGGTGGACGGGCTGTACGTCGCCGGGGACGGCGCCGGGATCGCGGGCGTGCACGCGGCAGGCGTACGAGGGCAGCTCGCCGCCCACGCGATCCTGCGCCGGCTGGCACCCGGACGGTCGCCCGTACGGGTGGCCGGCCTCCGCCGCCGGGCCCGCGCCCTGGACCGGTTCGCGGCGCTGGCCGACCGGCTCTACCCGCTGCCCGCCGAGGCCGTCGCGGACATCCCCGACGCCACCCAGGTCTGCCGTTGCGAGGGGGTCACCGCCGGGGAGATCCGGCAGGCCGTCGCGACCGGCTGGAACGACCTGCACGGTGCCAAGGCCGCCACCCGGGCCGGCATGGGCCCGTGCCAGGGACGCGAATGCGGCCACATCGTCGCGGCGCTGGCCCGGCGGGACGAGGCGGAGGGCTTCGCAGCCCGGATGCCCATCCGGCCGCTGCCCATGGCCGCGACGGTCGAAGGGCAGGAGGTCCGGTGA
- a CDS encoding (2Fe-2S)-binding protein: protein MSAGKRVRPVPETVTVTIDGTPGQAWAGQSVTAVLVSAGIWPLRRNPVNGQLRGPFCGMGVCLECEVTIDGRPGSRSCTAHVTDGMDIRTATHG from the coding sequence ATGAGCGCCGGCAAACGCGTACGCCCCGTGCCGGAGACGGTCACCGTGACCATCGACGGCACTCCCGGCCAGGCATGGGCGGGCCAGTCCGTGACCGCCGTCCTGGTCTCGGCCGGCATCTGGCCGCTGCGCCGCAACCCGGTCAACGGCCAGTTGCGCGGCCCGTTCTGCGGGATGGGTGTCTGTCTGGAGTGCGAGGTGACAATAGACGGCCGCCCGGGCTCCCGCAGCTGCACCGCGCACGTCACCGACGGCATGGACATCCGGACGGCGACACATGGCTGA
- a CDS encoding amino acid ABC transporter ATP-binding protein has protein sequence MTIETVVEARQVRKAYGGVEVLKGIDLTVRQGEVVLVLGPSGGGKSTFLRTLNHLETPDSGTVSICGERIGYGERGALRESRIAVQRRRTGMVFQQFNLFPNMTALDNVAAGPVHVNRVPKAKARAAARDLLTMVGLADKTGSYPAQLSGGQQQRVAIARALAMRPELLLFDEPTSALDPEMVGEVLDVMIRLREEGMTMIVVSHEMGFARAAADRVVFISDGLVVEDKAPDLFFSAPEHERTRQFLDRIL, from the coding sequence ATGACCATCGAGACGGTCGTTGAAGCGCGCCAGGTACGCAAGGCGTACGGCGGAGTCGAGGTCCTCAAGGGCATCGATCTCACGGTCCGGCAAGGGGAGGTCGTGCTCGTCCTGGGCCCTTCGGGCGGCGGCAAGAGCACGTTCCTGCGAACCCTCAACCATCTGGAGACCCCCGACTCGGGCACCGTCAGCATTTGCGGCGAGCGGATCGGCTACGGCGAGCGGGGCGCGCTGCGGGAAAGCCGGATCGCCGTCCAGCGGCGGCGCACCGGCATGGTGTTCCAGCAGTTCAACCTGTTCCCGAACATGACCGCGCTGGACAACGTCGCGGCCGGCCCGGTGCATGTGAACCGCGTGCCCAAGGCCAAGGCGCGCGCCGCCGCCCGCGACCTGCTGACGATGGTCGGTCTGGCCGACAAGACCGGCTCCTACCCGGCCCAGCTCTCCGGCGGGCAGCAGCAGCGGGTCGCCATCGCCCGCGCCCTGGCGATGCGCCCGGAACTGCTGCTCTTCGACGAACCCACCTCGGCACTGGATCCGGAGATGGTCGGGGAAGTGCTCGATGTCATGATCCGGCTCCGCGAGGAGGGCATGACCATGATCGTCGTCAGCCACGAGATGGGGTTCGCCCGCGCGGCGGCCGACCGGGTCGTGTTCATCAGCGACGGCCTGGTCGTGGAGGACAAGGCCCCGGACCTCTTCTTCTCCGCCCCGGAACACGAGCGCACCCGCCAGTTCCTCGACCGGATCCTGTGA
- a CDS encoding amino acid ABC transporter permease produces the protein MWSWDAFFSFLTNPQLIQGAWTTIWLTTVSMALALPLAVLVALGRASRFRPVRLVTGFYVWLMRGTPLLVQLVIIYTGLPQVGLRLGVISAALTGLVLNEAAYLSEIVRAGVLSVPNGQSEAARALGMPPWRVFRVVVMPQALRVMVPPLGNSFNGLLKTTTLVSVISVEELLRRTQFAVQTNFRVLEGLTAAALYYLAMTTAWGLVQRWLEIRVGRGHQTGPSRGRRIRSATAPALEMEIR, from the coding sequence ATGTGGTCCTGGGATGCCTTCTTCTCCTTCCTCACCAATCCCCAGCTCATCCAGGGGGCCTGGACAACGATCTGGCTGACCACGGTCAGCATGGCCCTCGCCCTTCCGCTCGCCGTGCTCGTGGCGCTCGGCAGGGCGTCCCGGTTCAGACCGGTCCGGCTCGTCACGGGCTTCTACGTGTGGCTGATGCGCGGCACCCCCCTGCTGGTCCAACTGGTCATCATCTACACGGGGTTGCCCCAGGTCGGCCTGCGCCTCGGCGTGATCAGCGCGGCCCTGACCGGCCTGGTCCTCAACGAGGCGGCGTACCTCTCGGAGATCGTCCGCGCCGGGGTGCTGTCGGTCCCGAACGGCCAGTCCGAGGCGGCTCGCGCACTGGGCATGCCGCCCTGGCGGGTGTTCAGGGTGGTGGTCATGCCGCAGGCGCTGCGGGTGATGGTCCCGCCGCTCGGCAACAGCTTCAACGGCCTGCTCAAGACGACCACGCTCGTCTCGGTGATCTCCGTCGAAGAGCTGCTGCGCCGAACCCAGTTCGCCGTCCAGACCAACTTCCGCGTCCTGGAGGGCCTCACCGCGGCCGCCCTGTACTACCTGGCGATGACCACCGCGTGGGGCCTGGTCCAGCGGTGGCTGGAGATCCGGGTCGGCCGCGGCCACCAGACCGGACCGAGCCGTGGCCGCCGTATCAGGAGCGCGACCGCACCGGCACTCGAAATGGAGATCCGATGA
- a CDS encoding ABC transporter substrate-binding protein: MRRLLIAASSAALLLTMAACGSEDSSSSSAAAAPTGCTPKVGGSDLVKAGTLTISTNATLPPMQYLDASNKIVGMRVDLGNEIAKLLCLTPKFVNIPFDAQIPGVQSGRWDMIDTGMFYTPERAKTVKLVPYEVQGVSISVAKGNPKKITSEDELSGRTIAVEAPGYEFDTLTALNKELKTAGKKQVTVRTFTTTADAYQALSAGQVEGVAIVEAVTSYYQKDGRFETAVKGMNPAPLALGFGKQKPADAVADALNTLRDNGYLATLFKKYGVTAYTGDLKVTTGAISAK, encoded by the coding sequence GTGCGCAGACTTCTCATCGCGGCCTCCTCCGCCGCCCTGCTTCTGACGATGGCGGCCTGCGGCAGCGAGGACTCGTCCTCGTCGTCCGCCGCCGCGGCCCCGACCGGCTGCACACCCAAGGTGGGCGGCTCGGACCTGGTCAAGGCGGGCACGCTGACGATCTCGACCAACGCGACCCTGCCGCCCATGCAGTATCTCGACGCCTCCAACAAGATCGTCGGCATGCGGGTGGACCTCGGCAACGAGATAGCCAAACTCCTCTGTCTCACCCCGAAGTTCGTCAACATCCCCTTCGACGCGCAGATCCCCGGCGTGCAGTCCGGACGCTGGGACATGATCGACACCGGCATGTTCTACACGCCGGAGCGCGCCAAGACCGTCAAGCTCGTCCCCTACGAGGTCCAGGGCGTCTCCATCTCCGTCGCCAAGGGCAACCCGAAGAAGATCACCTCCGAGGACGAGCTGTCCGGCAGGACCATCGCCGTGGAAGCGCCCGGCTACGAGTTCGACACCCTCACCGCGCTCAACAAGGAACTCAAGACGGCCGGCAAGAAGCAGGTCACCGTACGCACCTTCACCACCACCGCCGATGCCTACCAGGCACTGTCCGCGGGCCAGGTCGAAGGGGTCGCCATCGTCGAGGCGGTCACCAGCTACTACCAGAAGGACGGCCGCTTCGAGACGGCGGTCAAGGGCATGAACCCGGCCCCGCTCGCCCTCGGCTTCGGCAAGCAGAAGCCCGCCGACGCGGTCGCGGACGCACTCAACACCCTTCGCGACAACGGCTACCTGGCCACGTTGTTCAAGAAGTACGGCGTCACGGCCTACACCGGCGACCTCAAGGTCACCACCGGCGCGATCAGCGCGAAGTAG
- a CDS encoding dihydrodipicolinate synthase family protein, with protein sequence MNTPGAVSWRGYWPAAPTPFAADGSLDESAWRALLRLYAEHRVHGVLVNGTTGEWFSQTPQERRRVAEIAVAELSGRVPVVIGCGAFTAAECVRYGEHARSIGADGILTTPPPYAHPSQEEIYAFYRTLAEAVDLPLMVYNWPRGTAVDITVDTLVRLAGLDTVVAVKDSSGDELKVADTCAALAGRVQVFGRFIHRRGMAVMAEFGGAGNIDGGGLGAPFAVPFYEAFWAGDLDRAREWSARYERLVNLLVNDDYSSRFASPTSQLKAAMRLLGQPGGHVRPPLLPLEDPSALLGLSAALDEAGLHSCSTSTGKR encoded by the coding sequence ATGAACACTCCGGGCGCCGTCTCCTGGCGCGGCTACTGGCCGGCCGCACCCACGCCGTTCGCCGCCGACGGCTCGCTCGACGAGAGCGCCTGGCGCGCGCTGCTCCGGTTGTACGCGGAACACCGCGTGCACGGAGTGCTGGTGAACGGCACGACCGGCGAATGGTTCTCCCAGACCCCGCAGGAGCGCCGCCGGGTCGCCGAGATCGCGGTCGCCGAACTCTCCGGCCGGGTGCCGGTGGTGATCGGCTGCGGCGCGTTCACCGCGGCCGAGTGCGTACGGTACGGCGAGCACGCCCGGTCCATCGGCGCCGACGGCATCCTCACCACTCCGCCGCCGTACGCGCATCCGAGCCAGGAGGAGATCTACGCCTTCTACCGCACCCTCGCGGAGGCGGTGGACCTGCCGCTCATGGTCTACAACTGGCCGCGCGGCACCGCGGTCGACATCACCGTCGACACGCTGGTCAGGCTGGCCGGGCTCGACACCGTGGTGGCCGTCAAGGACAGTTCGGGCGACGAGCTGAAGGTCGCGGACACCTGCGCGGCCCTGGCCGGCCGCGTCCAGGTCTTCGGGCGCTTCATCCACCGCCGGGGCATGGCCGTCATGGCCGAGTTCGGCGGCGCCGGAAACATCGACGGCGGCGGGCTGGGCGCGCCGTTCGCCGTCCCCTTCTACGAGGCCTTCTGGGCCGGTGACCTCGACCGGGCCCGGGAATGGTCGGCACGCTACGAACGGCTTGTGAACCTGCTCGTCAACGACGACTACAGCTCACGGTTCGCCTCACCCACCTCGCAGCTCAAAGCCGCCATGCGGCTGCTCGGGCAGCCCGGGGGGCATGTACGCCCCCCGCTGCTCCCCCTGGAGGACCCGTCCGCGCTGCTCGGCCTGTCGGCGGCGCTCGACGAGGCCGGGCTGCACTCCTGTTCCACCAGCACCGGAAAAAGGTGA
- a CDS encoding LacI family DNA-binding transcriptional regulator — protein MAVTLDQVADAAGVSKSTASRVLSGSSRVSAQTRRAVQSAAERLGYRPNRIASGLRTRRSNLIGLVITNLVNASFHTITEVLQQRLDECGYQVLLCVTDSDPVRERRYLDMLLDHRVDGLVIVGTGANTETVRQVSAAGIPVVNLMRSPDDAPGDSVMAGDREGAELAVRHLLDLGHRDIAFIGGPPTVDSGRDRYAGFAAALAAAGLEPDPALCERGPYTMPFGAEAVTRLMASDRPPTALYSANHEATFGTLGALVQLGIRVPEQLSLVCHEAAPWFPYWHPPITVVDNGARDLGELAAEQLLRRIDSRPENGGSDNGGLGTEDPGRLIRVGARLVVRSSTAAPGRPAS, from the coding sequence GTGGCAGTCACCTTGGACCAGGTGGCCGACGCGGCGGGGGTCTCCAAGAGCACGGCCTCACGGGTGTTGAGCGGCTCCAGCCGGGTCAGCGCGCAGACCCGGCGGGCGGTGCAGTCCGCGGCGGAACGCCTCGGCTACCGCCCGAACCGGATCGCCAGCGGGCTGCGCACCCGCCGCAGCAACCTCATAGGGCTGGTGATCACCAACCTGGTCAACGCCTCTTTCCACACCATCACCGAGGTGCTCCAGCAGCGGCTGGACGAATGCGGCTACCAGGTACTGCTGTGCGTCACCGACTCCGACCCGGTGCGCGAGCGCCGCTACCTGGACATGCTGCTGGACCACCGCGTCGACGGCCTGGTCATCGTGGGCACGGGCGCCAACACCGAGACGGTCCGGCAGGTGAGCGCCGCCGGTATCCCCGTGGTCAACCTGATGCGCTCGCCCGACGACGCCCCCGGCGACTCCGTCATGGCCGGTGACCGGGAAGGCGCCGAACTGGCCGTCCGGCACCTGCTCGACCTCGGGCACCGCGACATCGCCTTCATCGGCGGTCCCCCCACCGTCGACTCCGGACGGGACCGGTACGCGGGATTCGCCGCGGCCCTGGCCGCCGCCGGACTCGAACCCGATCCCGCCCTGTGCGAGCGCGGCCCGTACACCATGCCCTTCGGCGCGGAAGCCGTCACGCGGCTGATGGCCTCGGACCGCCCGCCCACCGCCCTGTACAGCGCCAACCACGAGGCGACGTTCGGCACCCTCGGGGCCCTGGTCCAACTCGGCATCCGGGTGCCGGAACAGCTCTCCCTCGTATGCCACGAAGCGGCGCCCTGGTTCCCGTACTGGCATCCGCCGATCACCGTCGTCGACAACGGCGCCCGCGACCTCGGCGAGCTCGCCGCCGAGCAACTGCTGCGCCGCATCGACAGCCGCCCCGAGAACGGCGGCTCCGACAACGGCGGCCTCGGGACGGAGGACCCCGGCCGCCTCATCCGCGTCGGCGCCCGGCTGGTGGTGCGAAGCTCGACCGCGGCTCCGGGCCGGCCGGCGTCATGA
- a CDS encoding LysR substrate-binding domain-containing protein, which produces MFDLHRLRLLRELKHRGTLAAVAAALSYSPSSISQQLSQLESEVGVRLLEPVGRRVRLTPQAEILIAHTEAVLERLEQAEADIAASLTDLTGTLRIASFQTAALALVPTALTLLRDAHPNLRIHVTQAEPMDALPALLARDFDLVITEEYPGDPHPRPAELEQQPLCDDPLRLATPSPTDAADPAGPTEQLRALADHPWVMEPQGTPARRWATALCRTAGFEPDVRFESADLVLHLRLAEQGHAAALLPDLAWHGRPPTVALRPLPDGHRARSLFTAVRSGSSNHPAIRAFRRALLQAISPVDRS; this is translated from the coding sequence ATGTTCGACCTGCATCGGCTGCGCCTGCTGCGCGAGCTCAAGCACCGCGGCACGCTGGCGGCCGTCGCCGCCGCCCTCTCGTACAGCCCTTCCTCCATCTCCCAGCAGCTCTCGCAGCTCGAATCCGAAGTCGGCGTACGCCTCCTGGAACCCGTGGGCCGCCGCGTGCGCCTCACCCCGCAGGCCGAGATCCTCATCGCCCACACGGAAGCCGTACTCGAACGGCTGGAGCAGGCCGAGGCGGACATCGCCGCCTCCCTCACCGACCTCACCGGCACCCTGCGCATCGCGTCCTTCCAGACCGCGGCCCTCGCCCTGGTACCGACCGCGCTGACCCTGCTGCGCGACGCCCACCCCAACCTGCGGATCCACGTCACCCAGGCCGAACCGATGGACGCCCTGCCCGCGCTCCTCGCCCGCGACTTCGACCTGGTCATCACCGAGGAATACCCGGGCGACCCCCACCCCCGGCCCGCCGAACTCGAACAACAGCCCCTGTGCGACGACCCCCTGCGCCTGGCCACCCCAAGCCCCACCGACGCCGCCGATCCCGCCGGCCCCACGGAGCAACTCCGGGCGCTCGCCGACCACCCCTGGGTCATGGAACCCCAAGGCACCCCCGCCCGCCGCTGGGCCACCGCCCTGTGCCGCACCGCGGGCTTCGAACCCGACGTACGCTTCGAATCCGCCGACCTGGTCCTGCACCTGCGCCTCGCCGAACAGGGCCACGCCGCCGCCCTCCTCCCCGACCTCGCCTGGCACGGCCGTCCGCCCACCGTCGCCCTGCGCCCCCTCCCCGACGGCCATCGCGCGCGCTCGCTGTTCACCGCCGTACGCAGCGGCAGCAGCAACCACCCCGCCATCCGGGCATTCCGGCGCGCACTCCTCCAGGCGATCAGTCCCGTCGACAGATCATGA
- a CDS encoding diaminopropionate ammonia-lyase produces MTQTPFISHSPSHGARTWTCAPPPAEVLDFHAGLPGYAPTSLTELPALATELGVGRVFVKDESSRLGLPAFKALGASWAIHRVLSQRTDGRPVRLVTATDGNHGRAVARMARLFGQSAHVFVPDGVHPTAVAAIADEGADVTPVAGSYDDAVRQAAEAAQDRPDAVLVQDTAWLGYEQIPGWIVEGYSTLFAEIDAQLGAAGAGSPGLVVVPAGVGSLAQAAVTHYRSRTAIRAPAALMSVEPDTAACVLASLGRREPVSVPTGTTTMAGLNCGTPSSLAWPFLRDGLDAAVAVTDADSARAARDLAAAGVSSGPCGAASLAGARAALTGEGAAGRRTALAVGPASTVVLLSTEGSAANPHLQETRP; encoded by the coding sequence GTGACCCAGACCCCCTTCATCAGCCACAGCCCCAGTCACGGAGCCAGAACCTGGACCTGCGCGCCGCCCCCGGCCGAGGTGCTGGACTTCCACGCCGGGCTGCCCGGCTACGCGCCCACCTCGCTGACCGAACTCCCCGCCCTGGCCACAGAACTCGGCGTCGGACGGGTGTTCGTCAAGGACGAGTCCTCGCGGCTGGGGCTGCCCGCGTTCAAAGCGCTGGGCGCGTCCTGGGCGATCCACCGGGTCCTGTCGCAGCGGACGGACGGACGCCCGGTGCGGCTGGTCACGGCCACCGACGGCAACCACGGCCGGGCCGTGGCCCGGATGGCGCGCCTGTTCGGGCAGAGCGCCCACGTCTTCGTGCCGGACGGGGTGCACCCGACGGCCGTGGCGGCCATCGCGGACGAGGGCGCGGACGTCACGCCGGTCGCCGGTTCGTACGACGACGCGGTGCGACAGGCGGCCGAGGCGGCGCAGGACCGGCCGGACGCGGTGCTCGTCCAGGACACCGCCTGGCTCGGCTACGAGCAGATTCCCGGCTGGATCGTCGAGGGGTACTCCACGCTGTTCGCCGAGATCGACGCGCAGTTGGGCGCCGCGGGCGCCGGATCGCCCGGCCTGGTCGTCGTCCCGGCGGGCGTGGGCTCGCTCGCCCAGGCCGCCGTCACCCACTACCGCAGCCGGACGGCCATACGCGCGCCGGCCGCCCTGATGTCCGTGGAGCCCGACACCGCGGCCTGCGTACTGGCCAGCCTCGGCCGCCGGGAACCGGTCAGTGTGCCGACCGGCACCACCACCATGGCCGGCCTGAACTGCGGCACACCCTCCAGCCTCGCCTGGCCCTTCCTGCGCGACGGCCTGGACGCCGCCGTGGCCGTCACGGACGCCGACAGCGCCCGCGCCGCACGCGACCTGGCCGCCGCCGGAGTCTCCTCGGGACCCTGCGGCGCGGCCTCGCTCGCCGGCGCCCGCGCCGCCCTGACCGGCGAGGGCGCCGCCGGACGCCGTACCGCCCTGGCCGTCGGGCCCGCCTCGACCGTCGTCCTGCTCAGCACCGAGGGCAGCGCCGCCAACCCCCACCTCCAGGAGACGCGGCCATGA
- a CDS encoding ArgE/DapE family deacylase produces the protein MSLDPVRLLERLIAIDSSNPALAPGGSGEIAIAGMCEEWLTAHGFEVHRLERHPGRPSLVAVARGTGGGRSLMLNGHLDTVGLGSYEGDPLGPEIRDGKIFGRGAFDMKSGVAAMMIAAARATGRGSLRGDVILACVADEEHASSGTEEVLEAFTADAAIVTEPSHLEVTLAHKGFAWFDVVVQGRAAHGSRPDLGVDAIAKAGHFLVALEEWGHRLADGEAHPSLGTGTVHASVIHGGEEPSTYPAHCRITVERRTVPGENADTVHAELTAVLDRLTTTVPEFSYRLHRGLHREPFEADPRQPIVRTLLRHAESALGHPPVIRAERYWTDCALLDRAGIPCLLFGVDGGGAHAATEWADTASLHRLTDILTDTITDFCS, from the coding sequence ATGAGCCTGGACCCCGTACGCCTTCTTGAACGCCTGATCGCCATCGACTCGTCCAACCCCGCTCTCGCACCGGGCGGTTCGGGGGAGATCGCCATCGCCGGGATGTGCGAGGAATGGCTCACGGCACACGGATTCGAGGTGCACCGACTGGAGAGGCACCCCGGACGCCCCTCGCTCGTCGCGGTCGCCCGCGGCACCGGCGGTGGGCGTTCGCTGATGCTCAACGGGCATCTCGACACCGTCGGTCTGGGGTCCTACGAGGGCGACCCGCTCGGCCCGGAGATCCGCGACGGGAAGATCTTCGGCCGGGGAGCCTTCGACATGAAGAGCGGCGTCGCGGCCATGATGATCGCCGCCGCGCGCGCGACCGGACGGGGATCCCTGCGCGGCGACGTCATCCTCGCCTGCGTGGCCGACGAGGAGCACGCCAGCTCCGGCACCGAGGAGGTGCTGGAGGCGTTCACCGCCGACGCGGCGATCGTCACCGAGCCGAGCCACCTCGAAGTGACCCTCGCGCACAAGGGCTTCGCCTGGTTCGACGTGGTCGTCCAGGGCCGCGCCGCCCACGGCTCACGCCCCGATCTGGGCGTCGACGCCATCGCCAAGGCCGGTCACTTTCTCGTCGCCCTGGAGGAATGGGGCCACCGCCTCGCCGACGGCGAAGCGCACCCGTCCCTCGGGACCGGCACCGTCCACGCCTCCGTCATCCACGGCGGTGAGGAACCCTCGACCTACCCCGCGCACTGCCGGATCACCGTCGAACGCCGCACCGTGCCCGGCGAGAATGCCGACACCGTCCACGCGGAGCTGACCGCCGTCCTCGACCGACTCACCACCACCGTGCCCGAGTTCTCCTACCGGCTCCACCGCGGGCTGCACCGTGAGCCCTTCGAGGCCGACCCACGGCAGCCCATCGTGCGCACCCTGCTGCGCCACGCCGAGTCCGCCCTCGGGCACCCGCCCGTCATACGCGCCGAGCGGTACTGGACCGACTGCGCCCTCCTGGACCGGGCCGGAATCCCCTGCCTGCTCTTCGGCGTGGACGGCGGAGGAGCGCACGCCGCCACCGAATGGGCCGACACCGCCTCCCTGCACCGCCTCACCGACATCCTCACCGACACCATCACCGACTTCTGTTCCTGA